In Solanum pennellii chromosome 7, SPENNV200, the following are encoded in one genomic region:
- the LOC107025991 gene encoding disease resistance RPP13-like protein 4, protein MSEVLLNAALPILMKELFDKVDSQIRNVLGFEDEFDKMKSELVTLQSYLGDLDRHKEKSKSAEVASTKLREVIDRLDDLVSDCTNRVAYENMRKRIWSVISPRGMKFRNQVGKKLAEINRDIVSIRESLKIITPMISLCKSEESGSSGGGSNWGRVRWTSDMIDESQTVGLAEDTNTLKKWILPFNGSLQLIAIVGMGGLGKTTLTQKIYNDRQVCSRFQGRIWVCKSTSSELDIMKSILEQLKKDDRGSDRNVLLKRIHEELSKKKYLIVMDDVWSIDDGWWRRILEGLPEAKKQDSCIIITSRNEEVVKRMGVKEEQIHRPKLLSEEEGWSLFCKVAFASSKGECNDIGLERVGKDILKKCAGLPLAIKTIGGLLSSKNQLCSAWKEVYQYLPHILADESKSDDSLMATLQLSYDALHPQQKQCILCFAIYPEDYEIEVDQLVNWWIGEGFIHKEWTKTPRKMALECISELISRCLIEAVRKRNYDGRVYSCKMHDMIREMIIRVAREESFCSLDKNNTNIATINCRRLGVTDETLLQPLDGNSNLRALLLTKAKYIGFTKKVALAQVKSLRVLDLSHLKFKENSEFCEDDMWRWITSLKRLNYLSFRDVENLTKLPRSIKKLWGLQILVLGECIKLQQLHRSIALLPKLIVLDVGNCTSLSYLPRGISKLIHLQELYGFKIPNARVSKACHLRDLKDLIDLRVLQLDVVEESMIEEDELTALAQFEHLRMLIINAGDRDDEIFLERLDKFLPPKSLKELYLRHFRGRTTPAWIAPKLLNGLQYLCIEDSFELHRLSDRFRGSDGKKWEIEGLCFKYLPNLEETWEEITSAMPGLKYVEVSHCNSLKSFPCDVEGIGFWRKTE, encoded by the coding sequence ATGTCTGAAGTGTTACTTAATGCGGCTCTTCCGATCCTAATGAAGGAATTGTTTGACAAAGTTGATTCTCAAATTCGAAATGTTCTTGGATTTGAAGATGAGTTTGACAAGATGAAGTCAGAGCTTGTAACTTTGCAATCATACCTCGGAGATTTGGACAGGCACAAAGAGAAGTCCAAGAGTGCTGAGGTTGCCTCTACGAAACTAAGAGAAGTGATTGACAGATTAGATGATTTGGTCAGTGACTGCACAAACCGAGTAGCATATGAAAATATGAGAAAGAGAATTTGGTCTGTTATTTCTCCACGTGGAATGAAATTTCGTAACCAGGTTGGAAAGAAGTTGGCAGAAATCAACAGGGATATAGTGAGTATTCGTGAAAGTTTGAAGATCATTACCCCTATGATTAGCCTATGTAAAAGTGAAGAGTCTGGCAGTAGCGGTGGTGGTAGTAATTGGGGAAGGGTGCGATGGACATCAGACATGATCGATGAATCTCAGACCGTTGGCTTAGCTGAAGATACCAACACACTGAAAAagtggattcttcctttcaacGGATCGTTACAACTCATTGCCATTGTGGGGATGGGAGGTCTGGGTAAAACCACACTTACCCAAAAGATTTACAACGATAGACAAGTGTGTTCACGCTTTCAGGGGAGAATTTGGGTTTGTAAATCAACTTCTAGTGAGCTTGATATCATGAAGAGTATTCTGGAGCAACTCAAAAAAGATGATCGCGGGTCAGATAGAAATGTGTTGTTGAAGAGAATTCATGAAGAACTTTCCAAGAAAAAGTACTTAATTGTCATGGATGATGTGTGGAGCATTGATGACGGGTGGTGGAGACGGATCTTAGAAGGACTTCCCGAAGCAAAGAAGCAGGACAGCTGTATCATTATTACATCTAGAAATGAAGAAGTTGTTAAGAGAATGGGAGTCAAGGAAGAACAAATTCATCGACCCAAGTTGCTTTCTGAGGAAGAGGGCTGGTCGTTATTTTGCAAGGTTGCGTTCGCGTCATCCAAGGGAGAATGCAACGATATTGGACTAGAACGTGTTGGAAAAGACATTCTGAAGAAATGTGCTGGTCTTCCCCTTGCAATCAAGACAATTGGAGGTCTGTTGTCATCGAAGAATCAGTTATGTTCCGCGTGGAAGGAGGTATATCAATATTTGCCTCATATATTGGCAGATGAAAGTAAGAGCGATGATTCTTTAATGGCTACATTGCAACTGAGTTATGATGCGCTTCATCCTCAGCAAAAGCAATGTATTCTGTGTTTTGCAATTTATCCGGAGGATTATGAGATCGAGGTTGATCAACTGGTAAATTGGTGGATAGGAGAAGGATTCATTCACAAGGAATGGACAAAAACTCCAAGAAAAATGGCTCTTGAATGTATATCAGAATTGATAAGTCGATGCCTCATTGAAGCTGTGAGGAAAAGAAACTATGACGGGAGAGTTTACAGTTGCAAGATGCATGACATGATTCGAGAAATGATAATTAGAGTTGCAAGAGAAGAGAGCTTTTGTAGTTTAGATAAGAATAATACAAACATAGCCACAATCAACTGTCGCCGATTGGGTGTGACAGATGAAACATTGCTGCAACCTTTGGATGGAAACTCGAATTTAAGGGCACTTCTTCTCACCAAAGCCAAATACATTGGCTTCACTAAGAAGGTTGCATTGGCTCAAGTCAAGTCTCTCCGGGTTTTAGACCTCTCGCACCTTAAGTTTAAGGAGAATTCCGAATTTTGTGAAGATGATATGTGGCGTTGGATCACATCTTTGAAACGCCTAAATTATTTGAGCTTCCGAGACGTGGAAAATTTGACTAAACTGCCACGATCCATCAAGAAGTTATGGGGCCTCCAAATTTTGGTACTTGGTGAATGCATCAAATTACAACAGTTACATAGATCAATCGCCCTTCTTCCGAAGCTGATTGTCTTGGATGTGGGGAATTGTACCTCTCTTTCTTATCTACCCCGCGGAATCTCCAAACTCATCCATCTTCAAGAATTGTATGGCTTCAAGATACCTAATGCTAGGGTATCAAAAGCATGTCACTTGCGTGACCTAAAGGATCTTATAGACCTTCGAGTGTTACAATTGGATGTCGTAGAAGAAAGCATGATAGAGGAAGACGAACTAACAGCACTGGCACAGTTTGAACATCTAAGGATGCTAATTATCAATGCTGGTGATCGGGACGATGAGATTTTCTTAGAGAGGCTGGACAAGTTTTTACCACCTAAGTCTCTCAAAGAATTGTACCTAAGGCACTTCCGTGGGCGTACTACACCAGCATGGATAGCTCCTAAATTGTTAAATGGACTACAATATCTTTGTATCGAAGACTCGTTTGAGTTGCATCGTCTGAGTGATCGTTTCAGGGGTAGTGACGGAAAAAAATGGGAAATCGAAGGACTATGCTTCAAATACTTACCAAATCTAGAAGAGACATGGGAAGAAATCACAAGTGCAATGCCTGGGCTTAAGTATGTTGAAGTAAGCCACTGCAACTCGCTGAAATCGTTCCCGTGTGATGTTGAGGGTATAGGATTTTGGAGAAAAACAGAGTAA